The proteins below come from a single Chryseobacterium sp. MA9 genomic window:
- a CDS encoding LacI family DNA-binding transcriptional regulator, which yields MNKKNATIYDISNKLNVSVATVSRALNDHPRISEATKELVRKTAKEMNYKQNNLAKALKSGETKNVGIIVPYINTNFFSSVIRGIEEELSPLGYHVIICQSHEDVNVEKRQLNTLLNAQVDGIFMSVSKTTTDISHIQNIIHTSNTPVIFFDRKKDISGISTVTIDDYRGGYMATEHLIKEGYKNICHFAGDLNLEIYQNRLNGYKQALADHHLPVKEDNIIFTGSSIEEGTEAIKKLWSKKSVPDAIFSSSDFAALGACQELKKRNIKIPQEVAIIGFSNEPFTQFMELPISSVDQTPVLMGKMAGQVFLESVKENGSGVSIEKKVVLTPQLYIRKSSKRK from the coding sequence ATGAATAAAAAAAATGCCACAATATATGATATTTCCAATAAGCTCAACGTAAGTGTGGCAACTGTTTCGAGAGCATTGAATGATCATCCGAGAATAAGTGAGGCAACCAAAGAGCTGGTACGTAAAACGGCCAAGGAAATGAATTACAAGCAAAATAACCTTGCCAAAGCTTTAAAAAGTGGTGAAACCAAAAACGTTGGAATTATTGTTCCATATATCAATACCAATTTCTTTTCATCTGTGATCAGAGGCATCGAGGAAGAACTTTCTCCACTCGGCTATCATGTTATCATTTGTCAGAGCCATGAAGATGTCAATGTTGAAAAAAGACAGCTTAATACATTGCTGAATGCTCAGGTAGATGGTATTTTTATGTCCGTTTCCAAAACAACAACGGATATCAGCCATATTCAAAATATTATACATACTTCCAATACACCGGTTATCTTTTTTGACCGTAAAAAAGATATTTCAGGCATCAGTACAGTGACCATTGATGATTATCGTGGCGGATATATGGCTACAGAACATCTTATCAAAGAAGGTTATAAGAATATATGCCATTTTGCAGGGGATCTTAATCTTGAAATTTATCAAAACCGTCTCAATGGTTATAAACAGGCTTTAGCTGATCATCATCTTCCTGTAAAAGAGGATAATATTATTTTTACAGGCAGTTCTATTGAAGAAGGAACGGAAGCCATCAAAAAACTTTGGAGTAAAAAATCTGTTCCCGATGCTATATTTTCTTCCAGTGATTTTGCTGCGTTGGGTGCCTGTCAAGAATTGAAGAAACGAAATATTAAAATTCCTCAGGAAGTTGCTATTATCGGGTTTTCTAACGAACCTTTTACCCAGTTTATGGAGCTTCCGATCAGTTCTGTTGATCAGACACCTGTATTGATGGGGAAAATGGCGGGACAGGTATTTTTAGAAAGTGTAAAAGAAAACGGATCAGGAGTTTCTATTGAGAAAAAAGTTGTACTTACACCGCAGCTTTATATCAGAAAGTCATCGAAGAGAAAATAG